One genomic window of Candidatus Neomarinimicrobiota bacterium includes the following:
- a CDS encoding helix-turn-helix domain-containing protein: MKLEILKFSERVEIALQVGESHFREFKSGFKGSPDKKVPRHWKEISKDIGDTLVGFANSDGGELLVGVEDDGTVTGLDLPDNDLDNLLRAPRYQVHADTPLPTPWANKHIYNDKLILYFSVPKGTDFVYLTSDGRCLQRKDRDTVPVASEHITFSRGEIESRQSLEPNHVKIII; the protein is encoded by the coding sequence GTGAAGTTAGAAATTCTGAAGTTTTCTGAACGAGTAGAGATTGCTCTCCAAGTTGGGGAGAGCCATTTTAGAGAGTTTAAGAGCGGCTTCAAAGGAAGCCCCGATAAAAAAGTACCTCGCCATTGGAAAGAGATTAGTAAAGACATCGGGGATACACTCGTTGGATTTGCGAATTCTGATGGAGGCGAATTGCTAGTAGGCGTTGAGGATGATGGTACCGTAACGGGTCTAGATCTTCCAGATAATGATCTCGATAATTTGTTAAGAGCACCTCGATATCAAGTTCACGCGGACACCCCACTCCCTACTCCATGGGCTAACAAGCATATTTACAATGACAAACTTATTTTATATTTCTCTGTTCCGAAGGGAACCGATTTCGTCTATTTGACTTCTGACGGTCGATGCCTGCAAAGAAAGGATAGAGACACCGTTCCCGTGGCAAGTGAACACATTACCTTTTCGCGTGGCGAAATTGAATCCAGACAATCTTTAGAACCCAACCATGTTAAAATCATCATTTAG
- a CDS encoding DsrE family protein, which produces MNVDRKQFSTAIFITRNGMGHADEELQQKLLKTYLTMLAENGYLPGVVCFYTEGVKLVVEGSPVLELLKSLEAKGVRLIICNTCLKYYGLTDKVQVGIVGGMHDIIAAQWQAAKVITL; this is translated from the coding sequence ATGAATGTTGATCGCAAGCAATTCTCCACCGCCATTTTTATCACCCGCAACGGCATGGGACACGCCGATGAGGAGCTGCAGCAGAAACTCCTCAAGACCTACCTGACCATGCTCGCTGAGAACGGTTACCTGCCGGGCGTGGTCTGCTTCTACACCGAAGGCGTCAAGCTGGTGGTTGAGGGCTCGCCGGTTCTCGAGCTCCTCAAGTCCCTGGAGGCCAAAGGCGTGCGCCTGATCATCTGCAACACCTGCCTGAAGTACTACGGCCTCACAGATAAGGTACAGGTAGGCATCGTAGGCGGTATGCATGACATCATCGCCGCTCAGTGGCAGGCGGCGAAGGTGATTACGCTGTAA
- a CDS encoding TrkA C-terminal domain-containing protein → MIAIITLLLVLTLSFLITRIATNALVHTGLSIESARFQARSAFTGSGFTTTESELVVNHPVRRRIVMWLMLLGNAGIVTVISTLILTFVNQGESGHFSLKIILLIAGVTGLWFITRSAWVNRHLSQLIDGFLARYTDLDVRDYASLMHLAGEYSLVEMEVEPGDWIEGKTLAESDLRHEGIIVLGIKRLDGTYLGAPKGDSLIHEKDLLIIYGRVPNIEGLDQRRKDRRGDREHAKAVEEQKEIIKEERREDPVTDTGD, encoded by the coding sequence ATGATTGCGATTATCACCTTATTACTGGTGCTTACATTATCCTTTCTGATCACACGCATCGCGACGAACGCTCTGGTGCACACCGGTCTTTCGATTGAATCGGCGCGTTTCCAGGCACGCTCGGCGTTTACCGGGTCAGGATTTACCACCACCGAATCGGAATTGGTGGTGAACCATCCGGTGCGGCGCCGGATCGTGATGTGGCTGATGCTGCTGGGCAACGCCGGCATCGTGACGGTAATCTCCACCCTCATTCTGACTTTCGTGAACCAGGGTGAGTCGGGGCATTTCTCCCTTAAAATCATCCTGCTGATCGCCGGTGTGACCGGACTCTGGTTTATCACCCGTAGCGCCTGGGTGAATCGTCATCTTTCGCAGTTGATCGACGGGTTTCTGGCGCGCTATACCGACCTGGATGTGCGGGATTATGCCAGTCTGATGCACCTGGCCGGGGAATACAGCCTGGTGGAAATGGAAGTGGAACCCGGGGACTGGATTGAAGGCAAGACGCTGGCGGAATCGGACCTGCGGCATGAGGGCATCATCGTTCTGGGTATCAAGCGGTTGGACGGAACCTACCTGGGAGCGCCCAAGGGTGACAGCTTGATTCATGAGAAGGACCTGCTGATTATCTACGGGCGGGTGCCCAATATTGAAGGACTCGATCAGCGGCGCAAGGACCGGCGCGGAGACCGGGAACATGCCAAGGCGGTAGAGGAACAGAAAGAAATTATTAAGGAGGAAAGGAGAGAAGATCCGGTCACCGATACGGGGGACTAG
- a CDS encoding ABC transporter permease: MWNLYLNELIKAFSKWRTYIGFGAITVVVPLVMWGFSAGGSAIQRDMLNRLGDEFITTGNLANGMWASHILMNALFIHIPFLITLVAGDVVAGEGTAGTFRIYLTRPVSRNRVLTSKLLAAATYSTTLVAWLGILSLGLGNWWLGIGDIFLFDQEGILVLPWDIALARFGLAYLFAFYTMFTVTALTFLFSVMVTNAIGPIVGTMAILIISLVLTIIDIDAFQWFQKHLFTSHFDLWTYAFRDPIPWGKARVSLINLGVYSAVFSGLAFVLFRRKDVLT; this comes from the coding sequence ATGTGGAACTTGTACCTTAACGAGCTTATCAAGGCCTTCAGCAAGTGGCGAACCTATATCGGTTTTGGGGCTATCACCGTGGTGGTCCCTTTAGTTATGTGGGGTTTTTCCGCAGGCGGATCAGCCATCCAGCGGGATATGCTGAATCGCCTGGGAGACGAATTTATCACCACCGGCAACCTGGCCAACGGTATGTGGGCCAGTCATATCCTGATGAACGCCCTGTTCATCCACATACCCTTTCTCATCACCCTGGTGGCCGGGGACGTGGTAGCGGGTGAAGGCACGGCGGGCACCTTCCGGATCTACTTGACCCGGCCCGTGAGCCGCAACCGGGTACTGACCTCCAAGCTGCTGGCCGCCGCCACCTACAGCACCACCCTGGTCGCCTGGCTGGGGATCCTCAGCCTGGGACTGGGCAACTGGTGGCTCGGTATCGGCGATATCTTCCTGTTCGACCAGGAGGGTATCCTGGTCCTCCCCTGGGACATCGCCCTGGCGCGCTTCGGCCTGGCCTACCTCTTCGCCTTCTACACCATGTTCACTGTCACCGCCCTCACCTTCCTGTTCTCCGTGATGGTCACCAATGCCATCGGCCCCATCGTAGGCACCATGGCCATACTTATCATCAGCCTGGTGCTCACCATCATCGACATCGATGCCTTCCAATGGTTCCAGAAGCACCTTTTCACCTCCCATTTCGATCTCTGGACGTACGCCTTTCGTGATCCCATCCCCTGGGGTAAAGCAAGGGTTAGCCTGATCAACCTCGGGGTGTATTCGGCCGTCTTCTCAGGCCTGGCGTTCGTGCTGTTTCGGCGCAAGGACGTGCTGACATAA
- a CDS encoding ABC transporter ATP-binding protein, whose translation MASPAIATRNLTKRFGRLRAVDHLTLEVQEGEVFGFLGPNGSGKTTTIRLLLSLIRPTEGNAHIFGQSIRSDYPRYLRQIGALVDEPNFYGNLSALANLKLLARLHDGVNEARCREVLRLAGLEARAHDRVKTYSHGMRQRLGIAQAILHRPRLLILDEPTTGLDPQGMHEVRQMIRRFAQEEGMTIFLSSHLLNEVEQICTGMAVLSEGKLLVSGPVDQFLSAETATLTELEAEPLDTARTVLESLPFVTEVVVQGQHLRFRIDHRHRPEIARKLGEKGVEIFSLTPVSKLEDYFLSLFGFKEIP comes from the coding sequence ATGGCTTCACCCGCTATTGCCACCCGAAACCTAACCAAGCGCTTTGGTCGACTCCGCGCTGTGGATCACCTTACCCTGGAAGTCCAGGAGGGTGAAGTCTTCGGCTTTCTGGGCCCCAACGGTTCCGGCAAGACCACCACCATCCGCCTGCTTCTCTCCCTTATCCGTCCCACGGAAGGTAACGCCCATATCTTTGGCCAATCCATCCGCAGCGACTACCCCCGTTATCTGCGCCAGATCGGTGCTCTGGTCGATGAACCGAATTTCTACGGCAACCTTTCCGCCCTGGCCAACCTGAAGCTGCTGGCCCGCCTGCACGACGGAGTGAATGAGGCCCGCTGCCGCGAAGTTCTCCGACTGGCGGGCCTGGAGGCACGGGCCCACGACCGGGTCAAAACCTATTCCCACGGCATGCGCCAGCGGCTGGGCATCGCTCAGGCTATCCTTCATCGGCCGCGTCTACTAATCCTGGATGAGCCCACCACCGGTCTTGATCCCCAGGGCATGCATGAGGTACGCCAGATGATCCGCCGCTTCGCCCAGGAGGAAGGCATGACCATCTTCCTTTCTTCCCACCTGCTCAATGAAGTCGAGCAAATCTGCACCGGGATGGCAGTACTCAGTGAAGGGAAACTGCTGGTTTCGGGCCCGGTTGATCAGTTCCTCTCAGCGGAAACAGCCACCCTCACCGAGCTGGAGGCGGAACCCCTGGATACCGCCAGGACGGTCCTCGAAAGCCTTCCTTTCGTCACTGAGGTGGTGGTTCAGGGCCAGCACCTGCGATTCAGGATCGACCATCGCCACCGCCCCGAGATAGCCCGCAAGCTGGGTGAAAAGGGTGTGGAAATCTTCTCCCTGACACCGGTCTCTAAACTGGAGGACTATTTCCTCTCACTGTTCGGATTCAAAGAGATCCCCTGA